From uncultured Roseateles sp., the proteins below share one genomic window:
- a CDS encoding DUF1302 family protein, giving the protein MNLNAESNGRSRQGALPSRAKPVMVALLAGLGSGLAMAAEATADAPESTFTLGGYVRSWASMNLQDQPETKGNDRYKLSTARASLLLDADWKPSSTLRFKAIARIDREYMTDYLKSLEAPPGDKPAGSTAAVFSTNAGGNVGGLRKFYDNSELREWWAEADLSDRVKVKVGRQQIVWGETDFFRALDVVHGFNYTWRSFLEVENEELRKPLIMARAMIQVPEAKGSLDMFVRPGWDRDSDIGNTYDLAGGRWASQPTRGASFLYATSYNYRSEGASQKDVTGGLRWQGIAGPINYSVAYLRTFNNDPVTNPCGATLAALYGGAAIPAGQASTYKTFKQAPKACGFAGAGPFGNPLEFGDWIFPKTDILGITASGYSTALDSVLSTEIAFQKDRSFNYGVDGGKFGPNITPGAFGIIQKNVLTMMFRIDHNVDLTQIIGTSRPSFGSIQFFNTQILNYKASDEIVQLAYWNRTRAKNSALLTGILAMNYSNDRINPSLAAGWDVSYGGGFIIPAVEWVLGDKWRLKAELDLFYSAGNQKQRYLNPATFALEEQGRGAGLLGYFSGSNQALLRLTRQF; this is encoded by the coding sequence ATGAATCTGAACGCAGAATCGAATGGTCGGTCGAGACAGGGGGCTTTGCCGTCCCGCGCCAAGCCGGTCATGGTCGCCTTGCTGGCAGGCTTGGGCTCGGGCCTGGCGATGGCCGCCGAGGCCACAGCGGACGCCCCGGAGAGCACCTTCACGCTGGGCGGCTACGTGCGCAGCTGGGCGTCGATGAACCTGCAGGATCAGCCCGAGACCAAGGGCAACGACCGCTACAAGCTGTCCACGGCGCGGGCGTCACTGCTGCTCGATGCCGACTGGAAGCCCAGCAGCACACTGCGCTTCAAGGCGATCGCGCGCATTGACCGCGAGTACATGACCGACTATTTGAAGTCGCTTGAGGCGCCGCCCGGCGACAAGCCAGCGGGCTCGACGGCAGCCGTGTTCTCGACCAATGCGGGCGGCAATGTCGGCGGCCTGCGCAAGTTCTACGACAACTCGGAGCTGCGCGAGTGGTGGGCCGAGGCCGACCTGAGCGATCGCGTCAAAGTCAAGGTCGGGCGCCAGCAGATCGTCTGGGGCGAGACGGATTTCTTCCGTGCACTCGACGTCGTGCATGGTTTCAACTACACGTGGCGCTCCTTCCTCGAGGTCGAGAACGAGGAACTGCGCAAGCCGCTGATCATGGCCCGGGCGATGATCCAGGTGCCCGAGGCCAAGGGCTCGCTGGACATGTTCGTGCGTCCGGGCTGGGATCGCGACAGCGACATCGGCAATACCTACGATCTGGCCGGCGGCCGCTGGGCTTCACAGCCCACGCGCGGCGCGAGTTTCCTCTACGCCACCTCGTACAACTACCGCAGCGAGGGCGCCAGCCAGAAGGACGTGACCGGTGGCCTGCGCTGGCAGGGCATTGCCGGCCCGATCAACTACTCGGTGGCCTATCTGCGCACTTTCAACAACGATCCGGTGACCAACCCTTGTGGCGCCACGCTGGCCGCACTGTACGGTGGCGCGGCGATTCCGGCCGGGCAGGCCAGCACCTACAAGACCTTCAAGCAGGCACCCAAGGCCTGCGGCTTCGCCGGGGCCGGCCCGTTCGGCAACCCGCTGGAGTTCGGCGACTGGATCTTCCCCAAGACGGACATCCTCGGCATCACCGCCTCGGGCTATTCGACGGCGCTGGATTCGGTGCTGTCGACCGAGATCGCGTTCCAGAAAGACCGATCGTTCAACTATGGCGTCGACGGCGGCAAGTTCGGTCCGAATATCACGCCGGGCGCCTTCGGCATCATCCAGAAGAACGTGCTGACGATGATGTTCCGCATCGACCACAACGTCGATCTGACCCAGATCATCGGCACCAGCCGGCCGTCCTTCGGCTCGATCCAGTTCTTCAACACGCAGATCCTGAACTACAAGGCCAGCGATGAAATCGTCCAGCTGGCCTACTGGAACCGCACGCGTGCCAAGAACTCCGCGCTGCTGACCGGCATCCTGGCGATGAACTACAGCAACGACCGCATCAACCCGTCGTTGGCGGCGGGGTGGGACGTCAGCTATGGCGGCGGCTTCATCATCCCGGCGGTCGAGTGGGTGCTGGGTGACAAGTGGCGGCTGAAGGCCGAGCTGGACCTGTTCTACAGCGCCGGCAACCAGAAGCAGCGCTACCTGAATCCGGCCACGTTCGCCCTCGAGGAGCAGGGCCGCGGCGCGGGCCTGCTGGGCTATTTCTCCGGCTCGAACCAGGCCTTGCTGCGCCTGACGCGTCAATTCTGA
- a CDS encoding polyamine aminopropyltransferase, with product MTTDPAPARASLPEVLLLASVFVIAACGLIYELAAGALASYLLGDSVLQFSTVIGTYLFAMGIGSWLSRFVERQLVAQFLRIELLVGVIGGLMPAALFAAHSLLPSAAQGAFRTLLYALVLLVGALVGLEIPLVMRILKRHFRERYALKHLVSQVLTFDYLGALVVALAFPLILVPQLGLIRTGLLFGLLNVGVAVWALWLFRGELRRLRSHALACAAAAAVLLLGLAWADSLTTWAEDRFYGESIILRQSSDYQRIVVTSGPAGVRLFLNGNLQFHSRDEYRYHEALVHPAMAAHGAPRQVLVLGGGDGLAVREILKYPSVEQVTLVELDPRMTRLFSEQPLMRTLNHDALRSPKVRIVNDDAFTWLEQHEKSFDVIVIDFPDPTNFALGKLYTTSFYQLIDQHLSADGYAVVQTTSPLVARRSFWTVATTIETVGLSATPYHAHVPSFGEWGFILASHRPWHQPAVLPEGLRFVTLAGLPSLFDFPPDMERVPTEANRLSSQVLVHTFEEEWGKVH from the coding sequence ATGACCACCGACCCAGCGCCTGCCCGGGCCTCCCTCCCCGAAGTCCTGCTGCTCGCCAGCGTGTTCGTGATCGCCGCCTGCGGGCTTATCTACGAGCTGGCGGCGGGTGCGCTGGCCAGCTATCTGCTGGGCGACTCGGTGCTGCAATTCTCCACCGTCATAGGCACCTATCTGTTCGCGATGGGCATAGGCTCGTGGCTGTCGCGCTTTGTCGAACGGCAGCTGGTGGCGCAGTTCCTGCGCATCGAGTTGCTGGTGGGGGTGATCGGCGGGCTGATGCCGGCGGCACTGTTTGCCGCGCACAGCCTGCTGCCGAGTGCGGCGCAGGGGGCGTTCCGCACACTGCTGTACGCGCTGGTGCTGCTGGTTGGCGCGCTGGTAGGGTTGGAGATTCCGCTGGTGATGCGCATCCTGAAGCGCCATTTCCGCGAGCGCTACGCGCTCAAGCATCTGGTCTCTCAGGTGCTGACCTTCGACTATCTGGGCGCGCTGGTGGTGGCGCTGGCCTTTCCGCTGATCCTGGTGCCGCAGCTGGGGCTGATACGCACCGGCCTGCTGTTCGGCCTGCTCAATGTGGGCGTGGCGGTGTGGGCGCTGTGGCTGTTCCGCGGCGAGCTGCGGCGCTTGCGCAGCCATGCGCTGGCCTGCGCCGCAGCGGCGGCGGTGCTGCTGCTGGGGCTGGCCTGGGCCGACTCGCTGACCACCTGGGCCGAGGACCGTTTCTACGGCGAGAGCATCATCCTGCGCCAGAGCAGCGACTACCAGCGCATCGTCGTCACCAGCGGGCCGGCTGGCGTGCGCCTGTTCCTGAACGGCAATCTGCAGTTCCATTCGCGTGACGAATACCGCTATCACGAGGCCCTGGTGCATCCGGCGATGGCCGCCCACGGCGCGCCGCGCCAGGTGCTGGTGCTGGGCGGCGGCGATGGCCTGGCGGTGCGCGAGATCCTCAAGTACCCGAGTGTCGAGCAGGTCACCCTGGTCGAACTCGACCCGCGCATGACGCGGCTGTTCTCCGAGCAGCCGCTGATGCGCACGCTGAACCACGACGCGCTGCGCTCGCCCAAGGTCAGAATCGTCAACGACGACGCCTTCACCTGGCTGGAGCAGCACGAGAAGAGCTTCGACGTGATCGTCATCGACTTCCCCGACCCGACCAATTTCGCGCTGGGCAAGCTCTACACCACCAGCTTCTACCAGCTGATCGACCAGCACCTGTCGGCCGATGGCTATGCGGTGGTGCAGACCACCTCGCCGCTGGTCGCGCGGCGCAGTTTCTGGACCGTGGCGACGACGATAGAGACGGTGGGCCTGAGCGCCACGCCCTACCACGCCCATGTGCCCAGCTTTGGTGAGTGGGGCTTCATCCTGGCCAGCCACCGGCCCTGGCATCAGCCGGCGGTGCTGCCGGAGGGGCTGCGCTTCGTCACCCTGGCTGGTCTGCCCTCGCTGTTCGACTTCCCTCCCGATATGGAGCGCGTGCCGACCGAGGCGAACCGCCTGTCCAGCCAGGTGCTGGTCCACACCTTCGAGGAAGAGTGGGGGAAGGTGCATTGA
- a CDS encoding glutaredoxin domain-containing protein produces MVAVPANAGPPDLRVYWQPGCSSCLRLKEYLEARGLPYVSRNVLADPQAYAELQHLGLRRVPIITRGGRYADGQVLADVARLVGLDTPGLSLLPPAELLRRLRIGLATAQAGLRQFDEGQLAASLPDRPRTWGELAFHIFNVADAWVELGEGTVLTYAAYNRLPLPGRGGRDDLLDYAVRVQARVANRWLLHGDAVDWQARADVYYGVQTQHQFLERTAWHCLQHTRQLLSLPTAGGMRSTMQLDQGLLDGLPMPLKVWD; encoded by the coding sequence ATGGTGGCAGTGCCCGCCAACGCCGGCCCGCCGGACCTGCGCGTCTACTGGCAGCCGGGTTGCAGCAGCTGCCTGCGCCTCAAGGAATATCTGGAGGCGCGTGGCTTGCCCTATGTCTCACGCAATGTGCTGGCTGACCCGCAGGCCTATGCCGAACTGCAGCACCTGGGGCTGCGCCGGGTTCCCATCATCACCCGCGGCGGACGCTATGCCGACGGCCAGGTGCTGGCCGATGTCGCGCGCCTGGTCGGGCTGGACACGCCGGGCCTCTCCTTGCTGCCGCCGGCCGAGCTGCTGCGCCGGCTGCGGATCGGGCTGGCCACGGCGCAGGCGGGGCTGCGCCAGTTCGACGAGGGCCAACTGGCGGCCTCGCTACCGGACCGCCCGCGCACATGGGGGGAGCTGGCTTTCCACATCTTCAATGTCGCCGACGCCTGGGTCGAGCTCGGCGAGGGGACCGTGCTGACCTATGCGGCCTACAACCGCCTGCCCTTGCCAGGCCGCGGCGGGCGCGACGACCTGCTCGACTATGCCGTCCGGGTGCAGGCGCGTGTCGCGAACCGGTGGCTGCTGCACGGCGACGCCGTTGATTGGCAGGCCCGCGCCGATGTCTACTACGGTGTGCAGACTCAGCACCAGTTCCTCGAACGCACGGCCTGGCACTGCCTGCAGCACACCCGGCAGCTGCTTTCGCTGCCGACGGCGGGTGGCATGCGGTCGACGATGCAGCTGGATCAAGGCCTGCTCGACGGACTGCCGATGCCGCTGAAGGTGTGGGACTGA
- a CDS encoding FAD-dependent oxidoreductase: MNPVRRSLLLGTAAGLLGCRPDAAVLQGEWVGASHARGHRLRELKSGALPAPQARHRTQVLILGAGVSGLAAARGLTRAGVSDLHLLELEDRAGGNARGHQMGGLRCPLGAHYLPLPGEQAPEVVELLEEFGLSKLEFGRRVYDERHLCHSPQERLFYQGAWIEGLLPPADGDATTLAQYRRFADRVEQVRTQLSFAMPSLRAHSSPGLARLDAMPFAQWLQGEGLGDARLRWYLDYCCRDDYGAGTDTVSAWAGLHYFASRHGFHAPGEEAEPEPVLTWPEGNAWLAERLAAPQRERLHTGMTVLQVDEQRHQVEVLAWNEAAQRIEQWTAQTVVFALPLFIAGRLLRSSLPALQTAAPRMRYAPWLVANLRLREPLLQRVGAAPAWDNVAYGGGATALGYVDASHQGLLPYAGPTVLTAYHALPAAQRGDLLSQPWSDWAGRVMSDLRALHPDLPAKTERIDLMRYGHAMSIPVPGLHTDAALLSLSALRGRLRFAHADLAGYSVFEEAFCRGMAVAERRS, encoded by the coding sequence TTGAATCCGGTTCGACGGAGCCTGCTGCTGGGCACCGCAGCCGGTCTGCTGGGTTGCCGCCCGGACGCCGCAGTGCTGCAGGGCGAGTGGGTCGGCGCCTCGCATGCGCGTGGCCACCGGCTGCGTGAGCTGAAGTCCGGCGCGCTGCCGGCACCGCAGGCCCGGCATCGCACCCAGGTGCTGATACTGGGCGCTGGAGTGTCAGGTCTTGCCGCCGCGCGCGGTCTCACACGGGCCGGCGTCAGCGATCTGCATCTGCTGGAGCTGGAGGACCGGGCCGGTGGCAACGCCCGCGGCCACCAGATGGGCGGCCTGCGCTGCCCGCTGGGTGCGCACTACCTGCCGCTGCCCGGCGAGCAGGCGCCCGAGGTGGTCGAGTTGCTGGAGGAGTTCGGCCTGTCCAAGCTGGAATTCGGCCGGCGGGTCTACGACGAGCGCCATCTCTGCCACAGCCCGCAGGAGCGGCTGTTCTACCAGGGTGCCTGGATCGAGGGCCTGCTGCCGCCGGCCGATGGTGACGCCACCACCCTGGCCCAGTACCGCCGTTTTGCCGACCGGGTCGAGCAGGTGCGCACGCAGCTGAGCTTTGCCATGCCCAGCCTGCGCGCGCACAGCTCCCCGGGGCTGGCACGCCTGGACGCAATGCCTTTTGCGCAGTGGCTGCAGGGCGAGGGCCTGGGCGACGCCAGGCTGCGCTGGTATCTCGACTATTGCTGCCGCGACGACTATGGCGCCGGCACCGACACGGTGTCGGCCTGGGCCGGACTGCACTACTTCGCCAGCCGCCATGGCTTCCATGCCCCGGGCGAGGAGGCCGAGCCCGAGCCGGTGCTGACCTGGCCTGAGGGCAATGCCTGGCTGGCCGAGCGCCTCGCCGCGCCGCAGCGCGAGCGCCTGCACACCGGCATGACGGTGTTGCAGGTCGACGAGCAGCGCCACCAGGTCGAGGTGCTGGCCTGGAACGAGGCCGCGCAGCGCATCGAGCAATGGACGGCGCAGACCGTCGTGTTCGCGCTGCCGCTGTTCATTGCCGGGCGCCTGCTGCGCTCATCGCTGCCGGCCTTGCAGACTGCCGCTCCACGCATGCGTTACGCGCCATGGCTGGTGGCGAATCTGCGCTTGCGCGAACCGCTGCTGCAGCGTGTCGGTGCTGCGCCGGCCTGGGACAATGTGGCCTACGGCGGCGGCGCCACCGCACTGGGCTATGTCGATGCCTCGCACCAGGGCCTGCTGCCCTACGCCGGGCCGACGGTGCTGACCGCCTATCACGCGCTGCCCGCTGCTCAGCGGGGTGACTTGCTGAGCCAGCCCTGGTCGGACTGGGCCGGGCGGGTGATGTCCGATCTGCGCGCCCTGCATCCGGATCTGCCGGCCAAGACCGAGCGCATAGACTTGATGCGTTATGGCCATGCGATGAGCATCCCCGTGCCCGGCCTGCACACCGATGCAGCGTTGCTGTCGCTGTCGGCACTGCGGGGCCGGCTGCGCTTTGCCCATGCCGACCTGGCTGGCTATTCGGTGTTCGAAGAGGCGTTCTGCCGCGGTATGGCGGTGGCAGAGCGGCGAAGCTAG
- a CDS encoding GGDEF domain-containing protein, protein MMMMMLLRHALFALLLLLPQQAVRAGTELESRLDQLALVGHDQPEAALRQLQALQAEFGHAPQNQRLVWYTQAQIEASRGSGAGKARALADQLRAQATEAKLPALAAWADLIGAVVADTAGQFDTAGALAERALSVLEPDCAGSGALPEACDYRSVWRALRMSERFRASTGARAQADTLLLRSLALAERAGDNFRLVQSLGAQAVSLMHQREDAAAEHLMARAQMLAGDDPQSLARLKMAQALMSDYKGQVEASLRARVEAVHLADKAGAVRLAALQRINASDNYLKLERPAEALREARLALPVVQAFQDQRAERILRLNMAMSYTALGQINAALTEISKGRSLGDPGKGVDQQARELRELGEAMARAGQPKHALALYHEERALSAQAHNALRESAMQELSIKYDSQRKAADLDLLQRDHLLQAEALANHSLARQAWMAVALLMALSLVLAVVMVKRVREANRRLAASHALLRAQSERDPLTDLANRRHFMAVMEQQAAEHFEGALLMVDIDHFKHVNDRHGHAAGDVVICEVARRLNEAVRTEDLVVRWGGEEFLIFAPAVPADQLELLAERVLFKICDTPVTLDTGPLDISASIGFARFPLPPHQVPLRWEQAVNLVDMALYTAKSQGRNRAIGISSVHVHEAGKLQAIESDFELARQNGLVELQQIVGPVRSTLSTAWAV, encoded by the coding sequence ATGATGATGATGATGCTGCTGCGCCACGCCCTGTTTGCGCTGCTGTTGCTGTTGCCACAGCAGGCCGTGCGCGCCGGCACCGAGCTGGAGAGCCGGCTCGACCAGCTGGCGCTGGTCGGCCACGATCAACCCGAGGCCGCGCTGCGCCAGTTGCAGGCCCTGCAAGCCGAGTTCGGCCACGCCCCGCAAAACCAGCGCCTGGTCTGGTACACCCAGGCGCAGATCGAAGCCTCGCGCGGCAGCGGCGCCGGCAAGGCCCGCGCCTTGGCCGATCAGCTGCGCGCCCAGGCCACCGAGGCCAAGCTGCCGGCCCTGGCCGCCTGGGCCGATCTGATCGGCGCCGTGGTGGCCGATACCGCTGGCCAGTTCGATACCGCCGGCGCCCTGGCGGAGCGCGCGCTGAGCGTGCTCGAGCCCGACTGCGCCGGCAGCGGCGCCTTGCCCGAGGCCTGCGACTACCGATCGGTCTGGCGCGCACTGCGCATGTCGGAGCGCTTCCGTGCCAGCACCGGCGCGCGCGCCCAGGCCGATACGCTGCTGCTGCGCTCGCTGGCACTGGCCGAACGTGCCGGAGACAACTTCCGCCTGGTGCAGTCGCTGGGTGCGCAGGCGGTATCGCTGATGCATCAGCGCGAAGATGCCGCCGCCGAGCATCTGATGGCCCGTGCCCAGATGCTGGCCGGCGACGATCCGCAGTCCCTGGCCCGCTTAAAGATGGCGCAGGCGCTGATGAGCGACTACAAGGGCCAGGTCGAGGCCAGCCTGCGTGCCCGGGTCGAGGCCGTGCACCTGGCCGACAAGGCCGGCGCCGTGCGCCTGGCGGCGCTGCAGCGCATCAACGCCAGCGACAACTACCTCAAGCTGGAGCGCCCGGCCGAAGCCCTGCGCGAAGCGCGCCTGGCCCTGCCGGTGGTGCAGGCGTTCCAGGATCAGCGCGCCGAGCGCATCCTGCGCCTGAACATGGCCATGTCCTACACCGCCCTGGGGCAGATCAATGCGGCCCTGACCGAGATCAGCAAGGGCCGCTCGCTGGGCGATCCCGGCAAGGGCGTCGATCAACAGGCACGGGAGCTGCGCGAGCTCGGCGAGGCGATGGCGCGTGCCGGCCAGCCCAAGCATGCGCTGGCGCTGTATCACGAGGAGCGGGCGCTCAGCGCGCAGGCGCACAACGCACTGCGCGAAAGCGCCATGCAGGAGTTGAGCATCAAGTACGACAGCCAGCGCAAGGCCGCCGACCTCGACCTGCTGCAGCGCGACCATCTGCTGCAGGCCGAGGCCCTGGCCAACCACAGCCTGGCCCGCCAGGCCTGGATGGCGGTGGCACTGCTGATGGCCCTGTCCCTGGTGCTGGCCGTGGTGATGGTCAAGCGCGTGCGCGAGGCCAACCGCCGCCTGGCGGCCAGCCACGCACTGCTGCGCGCGCAAAGCGAGCGCGACCCGCTGACCGACCTGGCCAATCGCCGCCACTTCATGGCGGTGATGGAGCAACAGGCGGCCGAGCATTTCGAGGGCGCCCTGCTGATGGTGGACATCGACCACTTCAAGCACGTCAACGACCGCCACGGCCATGCCGCCGGCGATGTGGTGATCTGCGAGGTGGCCCGGCGCCTGAACGAGGCCGTGCGCACCGAGGACCTGGTGGTGCGCTGGGGCGGCGAGGAGTTCCTGATCTTCGCCCCGGCAGTGCCTGCCGACCAGCTGGAACTGCTGGCCGAGCGCGTGCTGTTCAAGATCTGCGACACGCCGGTGACCCTGGACACCGGCCCGCTGGACATCAGCGCCTCGATCGGCTTCGCCCGCTTCCCGCTGCCCCCACACCAGGTGCCGCTGCGCTGGGAGCAGGCCGTCAACCTCGTGGACATGGCGCTCTACACCGCCAAGAGCCAGGGCCGCAACCGCGCCATCGGCATCAGCAGTGTCCACGTGCACGAGGCCGGCAAGCTGCAGGCCATCGAGTCCGACTTCGAGCTGGCGCGCCAGAACGGCCTGGTCGAGCTGCAGCAGATCGTCGGGCCGGTGCGCAGCACGCTCAGCACTGCCTGGGCGGTCTAG
- a CDS encoding isochorismatase family protein, with protein MATLPSGRIGLGRRPALIIVDATVGFTDPASPLGSDSIRELAVIGRLLAGFRSRGLPVVYTVNAYRHPAEASVFREKIPLLNLLVADTPIAAIAEVIAPQAGEIVIRKGVPSAFFDSPLRQLLVAQDVDSVLVCGFTTSGCVRATAVDALQSNFRLLVARDACGDRDAQAHEANLRDLNLKYGDVVMADEALAMLPALS; from the coding sequence ATGGCAACACTGCCCAGCGGGCGCATCGGCTTGGGCCGGCGACCCGCGCTGATCATCGTCGACGCCACCGTCGGTTTCACCGATCCGGCGTCGCCGCTGGGCAGCGACAGCATCCGTGAGCTGGCCGTGATTGGCCGGCTGCTCGCCGGCTTCAGGTCACGCGGCTTGCCGGTGGTCTACACCGTCAATGCCTACCGGCACCCGGCCGAGGCCAGCGTGTTCCGCGAGAAGATTCCGTTGCTGAACCTGCTCGTTGCCGATACGCCGATCGCCGCCATCGCCGAGGTGATCGCGCCGCAAGCCGGCGAGATCGTGATCCGCAAGGGCGTGCCCAGCGCCTTCTTCGACAGTCCGCTGCGCCAGTTGCTGGTGGCCCAGGATGTCGACTCGGTGCTGGTCTGCGGCTTCACGACCAGCGGCTGCGTGCGCGCCACGGCGGTGGACGCCCTGCAGAGCAACTTCCGCCTGCTGGTGGCACGTGACGCCTGCGGCGACCGCGACGCCCAGGCCCACGAGGCCAATCTGCGCGACCTGAATCTCAAGTACGGCGACGTGGTGATGGCCGACGAGGCGCTGGCGATGCTGCCAGCCCTGTCGTAG
- a CDS encoding DUF1329 domain-containing protein, with amino-acid sequence MNHKHSIQLGMAALLAAGMTPLLAAELPAGTTISKANLDQVRNDTFEGKTIASMLPERLEMQIRNYGLSLKLKKTSATALDPKAVEATRKYAGEVRYDAAKNEVSGYKAGLPFPDVKPDDANYAAKLVWNLYYASPTGQVMDFKKFAFLLIDQEKGLERQQNWFFMRYFMKNRLTGAAAPVDGDGTEFTRTLLFATFPQDIRGLGTYTIRYDGPQYEDQWVYIKNARRTRRLAGGAWMDPIGGTDQLNDDIEVWNARPSWYKSYKYVTKRWVLAIANGSRAWDETKKGTPDEFPTVDLANAPFWNPKDEWEPREVHVIEATPPAEHPYSKKTIYLDTQIPRVHFGEAYDRKGEFWKWMSYSTRAIKGDDGVTNYVSNQGHTLDFKRKHGTVFISHPSWKTNTAVKAEDVTLGKLEAAGQ; translated from the coding sequence ATGAACCACAAGCATTCGATACAGCTCGGCATGGCCGCGCTGCTCGCCGCCGGCATGACCCCGTTGCTGGCCGCCGAGCTGCCGGCCGGCACCACCATCAGCAAGGCCAATCTCGACCAGGTGAGGAATGACACCTTCGAGGGCAAGACGATCGCCAGCATGTTGCCCGAGCGGCTGGAGATGCAGATCCGCAACTACGGCCTGAGCCTGAAGCTGAAGAAGACGTCGGCGACGGCCCTGGACCCCAAGGCGGTGGAGGCCACCCGCAAGTACGCAGGCGAAGTCAGATACGACGCGGCGAAGAACGAGGTCAGTGGCTACAAGGCCGGCCTGCCGTTTCCCGATGTCAAACCCGATGACGCCAACTACGCGGCCAAGCTGGTGTGGAATCTGTACTACGCCTCGCCGACCGGGCAGGTGATGGATTTCAAGAAGTTCGCCTTCTTGCTGATCGACCAGGAAAAGGGCCTGGAGCGCCAGCAGAACTGGTTCTTCATGCGCTACTTCATGAAAAACCGCCTGACCGGTGCGGCCGCGCCGGTGGACGGCGATGGCACGGAGTTCACGCGCACCCTGCTGTTCGCGACCTTTCCGCAGGACATCCGCGGCCTGGGCACCTACACCATCCGCTACGACGGCCCGCAGTACGAGGACCAGTGGGTCTACATCAAGAACGCGCGCCGCACGCGGCGATTGGCGGGCGGCGCCTGGATGGACCCGATCGGCGGCACCGACCAGCTCAACGACGACATCGAAGTCTGGAACGCGCGCCCCAGCTGGTACAAGAGCTACAAGTACGTGACCAAGCGCTGGGTGCTGGCGATTGCCAATGGCAGCCGCGCCTGGGACGAGACGAAGAAGGGCACGCCGGATGAGTTCCCGACCGTCGACCTGGCCAACGCGCCGTTCTGGAACCCCAAGGACGAATGGGAGCCGCGCGAGGTGCATGTGATCGAGGCCACGCCGCCAGCCGAGCACCCGTACAGCAAGAAGACCATCTACCTGGACACGCAGATTCCGCGCGTGCACTTCGGCGAGGCCTACGACCGCAAGGGCGAGTTCTGGAAGTGGATGAGCTACTCGACGCGCGCGATCAAGGGCGATGACGGGGTGACCAACTATGTCTCGAACCAGGGGCATACGCTGGACTTCAAGCGCAAGCACGGCACGGTCTTCATCTCGCATCCGTCGTGGAAGACGAACACTGCGGTGAAGGCCGAAGACGTGACGCTGGGCAAGCTGGAAGCAGCCGGGCAGTAA